A region from the Sander vitreus isolate 19-12246 chromosome 1, sanVit1, whole genome shotgun sequence genome encodes:
- the ss18l2 gene encoding SS18-like protein 2, which translates to MSIVFVPKKLRGKAKINQETIQRLLDENDQLIRCITEYMQKGRAVECVQYQQILHRNIVYLATIADASPDNTLPSSNSTSNETSTPTVNGHGGT; encoded by the exons ATGTCGATTGTCTTTGTGCCAAAGAAACTCCGAGGAAAGGCGAAAATTAACCAAGAAACAATACAGAGG TTGCTGGATGAAAACGACCAGTTAATACGATGCATCACTGAGTACATGCAGAAAGGACGGGCAGTGGAATGTGTACA ATACCAACAGATCCTGCACCGCAACATCGTATATTTGGCAACCATAGCTGATGCCAGCCCAGACAACACGCTTCCCTCctcaaat TCTACATCTAATGAAACATCAACACCAACTGTGAATGGGCATGGAGGGACATGA